A genomic window from Pseudonocardia broussonetiae includes:
- a CDS encoding ABC transporter permease, whose product MIAARLGRALLTVGIAVVVLVALWAGLLALFDVSAFVGKSPSDVWAYLFSDAPERGIRPASLSAEQARADSLAALGTTLVNAAIGFASGMVIATAVAIGFVLWKPFEVAFLPIAMLLRSVPLVAMAPLLLLVFGQGKVGIAVIAAIVVLFPALVNIVLGLGSAHPQALDVVRVNGGSALRALVTVRIPSALPQFLASARISVPGAIVGAMLAEWLVGFEGMGGVLSGYKGSGNYGGVWTVVAMSVLVSIVLYELMTIVEAALLARWGPEAGVASRA is encoded by the coding sequence GTGATCGCCGCGCGGCTCGGGCGGGCGCTGCTCACGGTCGGCATCGCCGTCGTGGTGCTGGTGGCGCTGTGGGCGGGGCTGCTCGCGCTGTTCGACGTCTCGGCGTTCGTGGGCAAGTCGCCGTCGGACGTGTGGGCCTACCTCTTCTCCGACGCCCCCGAGCGCGGGATCCGCCCGGCGTCGCTGTCGGCGGAGCAGGCGCGCGCCGACAGCCTCGCGGCGCTGGGCACGACGCTGGTCAACGCCGCGATCGGGTTCGCCTCCGGCATGGTGATCGCCACGGCCGTCGCGATCGGGTTCGTGCTGTGGAAGCCGTTCGAGGTGGCGTTCCTGCCGATCGCGATGCTGCTGCGGTCGGTGCCGCTCGTCGCCATGGCGCCGCTGCTGCTGCTGGTGTTCGGGCAGGGCAAGGTGGGGATCGCGGTGATCGCGGCGATCGTCGTGCTGTTCCCGGCGCTGGTGAACATCGTCCTGGGGCTGGGCTCGGCGCACCCGCAGGCGCTCGACGTCGTCCGCGTCAACGGCGGCTCGGCGCTCCGCGCGCTGGTCACGGTGCGGATCCCGTCGGCGCTGCCGCAGTTCCTGGCGTCGGCGCGGATCTCGGTGCCCGGCGCGATCGTCGGCGCGATGCTGGCCGAGTGGCTCGTCGGGTTCGAGGGGATGGGCGGCGTGCTCTCGGGCTACAAGGGCTCGGGCAACTACGGCGGCGTGTGGACCGTCGTCGCGATGTCGGTGCTGGTGTCGATCGTGCTGTACGAGCTGATGACGATCGTCGAGGCCGCGCTGCTCGCGCGCTGGGGACCGGAGGCCGGGGTAGCTTCCCGGGCGTGA
- a CDS encoding PfkB family carbohydrate kinase: protein MTSLPGTVLVVGAVNVDLVVAAPRLPGPGETVVGDGTQRFGGGKGANAAVAAARAGAAVALVGAVGDDDLGAGALDELRAEGVDVTGVAVLAGRATGVALIVVDGAGENQIAVGAGANALVPARVDVPDDLGCLLVSTEINDDAVLAAVRAASGVPCVLNPAPVTDAVVAALDAGPLLTPNRGECLDLAARLGAATDDVVEAAQRIRERTGAAVVVTLGGEGALVVDSSVERVPAPAATVRDTTGAGDTFNGVLAARLAAGDGLLDAVRTAVRAASLSVGAVGARAGMPTVGEIEAAG, encoded by the coding sequence GTGACGTCGCTCCCGGGAACGGTGCTGGTGGTCGGTGCGGTCAACGTCGACCTCGTCGTGGCCGCGCCCCGGCTGCCCGGGCCGGGGGAGACGGTCGTCGGCGACGGGACGCAGCGCTTCGGCGGCGGCAAGGGCGCGAACGCGGCCGTGGCGGCGGCACGGGCGGGTGCCGCGGTCGCTCTGGTCGGGGCCGTGGGCGACGACGACCTGGGCGCCGGCGCGCTCGACGAGCTCCGCGCCGAGGGCGTCGACGTCACCGGGGTGGCGGTGCTGGCGGGGCGGGCCACCGGGGTGGCGCTGATCGTCGTCGACGGGGCGGGGGAGAACCAGATCGCGGTCGGGGCGGGGGCGAACGCGCTGGTCCCGGCCCGGGTGGACGTGCCGGACGACCTGGGGTGCCTGCTGGTCAGCACCGAGATCAACGACGACGCCGTGCTCGCGGCGGTCCGCGCGGCGTCCGGGGTGCCGTGCGTGCTCAACCCGGCGCCCGTCACCGACGCCGTGGTGGCGGCGCTGGACGCCGGGCCCCTGCTCACCCCCAACCGCGGCGAGTGCCTCGACCTCGCGGCGCGGCTCGGGGCCGCGACCGACGACGTGGTGGAGGCGGCGCAGCGGATCCGGGAGCGGACCGGGGCCGCGGTGGTCGTCACGCTCGGCGGGGAGGGGGCGCTCGTCGTCGACTCGTCGGTGGAGCGGGTGCCCGCCCCCGCCGCCACCGTCCGCGACACGACGGGGGCGGGCGACACGTTCAACGGGGTCCTCGCCGCGCGGCTGGCGGCGGGGGACGGGCTCCTCGACGCCGTGCGGACGGCGGTGCGCGCCGCGTCGCTCTCGGTGGGGGCCGTCGGCGCGCGGGCCGGCATGCCGACGGTGGGGGAGATCGAGGCGGCGGGCTGA
- a CDS encoding acyltransferase, translating into MTSMWGSPLRDRWAGRRDPRQARFLTLASLRWVLRNRAYTPWYLVRYWRLLRFRAAHPHVVLRGMVFLGKRVELHARAGYGRLEIGRWVHIGDGNSLRCHEGSLRIGDKVVFGKDNTVNCYLDVEIGAATIVADWVYVTDFDHRIADVTIPIKDQGIVKTPVRIGPDCWIGTKVSVLRGTRVGRGSVLGAHAVVRGEIPEYSIAVGAPARVVRNRVDDYRAAAEERAAVADIARKTAAAVQVRIERSESI; encoded by the coding sequence ATGACGAGCATGTGGGGGTCGCCGCTGCGCGACCGCTGGGCCGGGCGCCGCGACCCGCGCCAGGCCCGCTTCCTCACCCTCGCCTCGCTGCGCTGGGTGCTGCGCAACCGCGCGTACACGCCCTGGTACCTGGTGCGGTACTGGCGGCTGCTGCGCTTCCGCGCGGCGCACCCGCACGTCGTCCTGCGGGGGATGGTGTTCCTCGGCAAGCGGGTCGAGCTGCACGCGCGCGCCGGGTACGGGCGGCTGGAGATCGGTCGCTGGGTGCACATCGGCGACGGCAACTCCCTGCGCTGCCACGAGGGCTCCCTGCGGATCGGCGACAAGGTCGTCTTCGGCAAGGACAACACCGTCAACTGCTACCTCGACGTCGAGATCGGCGCGGCCACGATCGTCGCCGACTGGGTCTACGTCACCGACTTCGACCACCGCATCGCCGACGTCACCATCCCGATCAAGGACCAGGGCATCGTCAAGACGCCCGTGCGGATCGGCCCGGACTGCTGGATCGGCACGAAGGTCTCCGTGCTGCGCGGCACGCGCGTCGGTCGCGGGTCGGTGCTGGGCGCGCACGCGGTCGTGCGCGGGGAGATCCCGGAGTACTCGATCGCGGTCGGCGCGCCGGCGCGGGTGGTGCGCAACCGGGTCGACGACTACCGCGCCGCCGCCGAGGAGCGCGCCGCCGTCGCCGACATCGCCCGCAAGACCGCGGCCGCGGTGCAGGTGCGGATCGAGCGGTCCGAGTCGATCTAG
- a CDS encoding glycosyltransferase family 4 protein, whose translation MRVLMVSWEYPPVVIGGLGRHVHALATELAAAGHDVVVLTRHPAGSDATTHPTSDATDEGVRVLRVAEDPAHLEFTRDMVAWTLAMGHAMVRAALTRVGGWRPDVVHAHDWLVAHPAIALADVLGVPLVATIHATEAGRFNGWLSSRTSRQVHSTEWWLANRADTVVTCSAAMRAEVAELFDLDPEPIAVLHNGIEPRGWRVPRRRVAAARERYGPGGGPLLLYFGRLEYEKGVHDLVAALPRIRRAHPGTRLLVAGTGTATELLDDAVRAHRVRRSVDFLGHLPDADLAALLSAVDAVVLPSRYEPFGIVALEAAAAGAPLVASRAGGLGDIVVDGVSGVSFPPGDVPALARAVGSVLADPAAARRRARTARTRLGAEFDWTRIAAGTADVYARTEAGGPQELPRPKIPSGNVFGRR comes from the coding sequence ATGCGGGTGCTGATGGTGTCCTGGGAGTACCCCCCGGTCGTGATCGGCGGCCTGGGCCGGCACGTGCACGCGCTGGCCACCGAGCTCGCCGCGGCCGGGCACGACGTCGTCGTCCTCACCCGTCATCCGGCGGGCAGCGACGCCACCACCCACCCCACCTCCGACGCCACGGACGAGGGCGTGCGGGTGCTGCGCGTCGCCGAGGACCCGGCGCACCTGGAGTTCACCCGGGACATGGTCGCGTGGACGCTCGCGATGGGCCACGCGATGGTGCGCGCGGCACTGACCCGCGTGGGCGGTTGGCGCCCCGACGTCGTCCACGCCCACGACTGGCTCGTCGCGCACCCGGCGATCGCGCTGGCCGACGTGCTCGGCGTCCCGCTCGTCGCCACGATCCACGCCACGGAGGCGGGACGCTTCAACGGCTGGCTCTCCTCGCGGACGAGCCGCCAGGTCCACTCCACGGAGTGGTGGCTGGCGAACCGCGCCGACACCGTCGTCACCTGCTCGGCCGCCATGCGCGCCGAGGTCGCGGAGCTGTTCGACCTCGACCCGGAGCCGATCGCGGTGCTGCACAACGGCATCGAGCCGCGCGGCTGGCGGGTGCCGCGGCGGCGGGTGGCGGCCGCGCGGGAGCGCTACGGCCCCGGGGGCGGGCCGCTGCTGCTCTACTTCGGCCGGCTGGAGTACGAGAAGGGCGTCCACGACCTCGTCGCGGCCCTGCCCCGGATCCGGCGCGCCCACCCGGGCACGCGGCTGCTGGTCGCCGGCACCGGCACCGCGACCGAGCTCCTCGACGACGCCGTGCGCGCCCACCGCGTGCGGCGCAGCGTCGACTTCCTCGGGCACCTGCCCGACGCCGACCTCGCCGCGCTGCTGTCGGCCGTCGACGCGGTGGTCCTGCCCAGCCGCTACGAGCCGTTCGGCATCGTGGCGCTGGAGGCGGCCGCCGCGGGGGCGCCGCTCGTCGCGTCGCGGGCGGGCGGGCTCGGCGACATCGTCGTCGACGGGGTCAGCGGGGTGTCGTTCCCGCCGGGCGACGTGCCGGCGCTGGCGCGGGCCGTCGGCAGCGTGCTCGCCGATCCCGCGGCCGCCCGTCGTCGGGCCCGGACCGCGCGGACGCGCCTGGGCGCCGAGTTCGACTGGACGCGCATCGCCGCCGGCACCGCGGACGTGTACGCCCGCACGGAGGCCGGCGGCCCGCAGGAGCTGCCGCGCCCGAAGATCCCCTCGGGGAACGTCTTCGGGCGGAGGTGA
- a CDS encoding phytanoyl-CoA dioxygenase family protein: protein MNPFLSATTAAGGASDVAVAWDRGNDQWWDWYMSLADGPAASGPLTSPAPHDPGPLPTDDALAAELAEPYPLTGAQVAHFRAESFVKLPGVLSPGGLERLRARLREMLDAAVDPAVGFQSLEMMWLEDPLLRAAVLSPRIGGIAAGLLGADRVRLYHDNALSKEPGAGRTPWHFDAHHFPLASADVLTAWIPLQPTPREMGPLAFARGADTWRLVEDVAFDKHGTSYDRGVSEAFRAREVAVEDGPFAAGEMSFHSAHCFHTAGANLTTVPRMVLATTYFADGVRVVDAPTMVSGDWRKFIPGAEPGEVVESDHNPVL, encoded by the coding sequence GTGAACCCGTTCCTGTCCGCCACGACGGCGGCCGGCGGCGCGTCCGACGTGGCCGTCGCGTGGGACCGGGGCAACGACCAGTGGTGGGACTGGTACATGTCCCTCGCCGACGGTCCCGCGGCGTCCGGCCCGCTGACCAGCCCCGCTCCGCACGACCCCGGCCCGCTGCCCACCGACGACGCGCTGGCCGCCGAACTGGCCGAGCCCTACCCGCTGACCGGTGCGCAGGTCGCGCACTTCCGGGCGGAGTCGTTCGTCAAGCTCCCCGGGGTGCTGTCGCCGGGCGGGCTGGAGCGCCTGCGGGCGCGGCTGCGGGAGATGCTCGACGCGGCCGTCGACCCGGCGGTGGGGTTCCAGAGCCTGGAGATGATGTGGCTCGAGGACCCGCTGCTGCGCGCCGCCGTCCTCTCCCCCCGGATCGGCGGCATCGCGGCCGGGCTCCTCGGCGCCGACCGGGTGCGGCTCTACCACGACAACGCGCTGTCCAAGGAGCCCGGAGCCGGCCGCACGCCGTGGCACTTCGACGCCCACCACTTCCCGCTCGCCTCGGCCGACGTGCTGACGGCCTGGATCCCGCTGCAGCCGACGCCCCGCGAGATGGGGCCGCTCGCCTTCGCCCGCGGTGCCGACACGTGGCGACTGGTCGAGGACGTCGCGTTCGACAAGCACGGCACGTCCTACGACCGCGGCGTGTCCGAGGCGTTCCGGGCGCGCGAGGTGGCGGTGGAGGACGGGCCGTTCGCGGCGGGTGAGATGAGCTTCCACTCCGCCCACTGCTTCCACACCGCGGGCGCCAACCTCACCACCGTCCCCCGCATGGTGCTGGCCACCACGTACTTCGCCGACGGCGTGCGGGTGGTCGACGCCCCGACGATGGTGAGCGGGGACTGGCGCAAGTTCATCCCGGGCGCAGAACCCGGTGAGGTCGTGGAGAGCGACCACAACCCCGTCCTCTGA
- a CDS encoding class I SAM-dependent methyltransferase, giving the protein MTSPDTARRSLDHWSEAGRAEMEAFYALATEDYRQLASARDWAADLRAHAVDDRVRLLDVACGSGKFPSALLASGLPERPEVAVDLLDPSAFSIAEARAVLRPPFVAAGEHEVFLQDLCAEGAFDVAWATHALYAIPPAELGAGVARMVAALRPGGFGVVAQACARSHYLAFYEAYRAEIAPDVTPYTDAEGVADALRAAGVEPQVVPIHYTTGSADRAVVEGFLQRCAFDDTVPLEAMEADGPLGEYLAGCRDASGAYTFTHETHLMTWENA; this is encoded by the coding sequence GTGACCTCCCCCGACACGGCCCGCCGCAGTCTCGACCACTGGAGCGAGGCGGGACGCGCCGAGATGGAGGCGTTCTACGCGCTCGCGACCGAGGACTACCGGCAGCTCGCCTCGGCCCGCGACTGGGCCGCCGACCTGCGCGCGCACGCCGTCGACGACCGCGTCCGGCTCCTCGACGTGGCCTGCGGCAGCGGCAAGTTCCCGTCCGCGCTGCTGGCCTCGGGGCTGCCGGAGCGGCCCGAGGTCGCCGTCGACCTGCTCGACCCGTCCGCCTTCTCCATCGCCGAGGCCCGCGCCGTCCTGCGTCCCCCGTTCGTCGCCGCCGGCGAGCACGAGGTGTTCCTGCAGGACCTGTGCGCCGAGGGCGCGTTCGACGTCGCGTGGGCCACGCACGCGCTCTACGCCATCCCGCCCGCCGAGCTCGGCGCGGGCGTCGCGCGGATGGTGGCGGCGCTGCGGCCCGGCGGGTTCGGCGTCGTCGCCCAGGCCTGCGCGCGGTCGCACTACCTGGCCTTCTACGAGGCCTACCGCGCGGAGATCGCGCCGGACGTCACCCCCTACACCGACGCCGAGGGCGTGGCCGACGCGCTGCGCGCCGCGGGCGTCGAACCGCAGGTGGTGCCGATCCACTACACGACCGGGTCGGCCGACCGCGCCGTCGTCGAGGGCTTCCTGCAGCGCTGCGCGTTCGACGACACGGTGCCGCTCGAGGCCATGGAGGCCGACGGTCCGCTGGGCGAGTACCTCGCCGGCTGCCGCGACGCCTCCGGCGCCTACACCTTCACCCACGAGACACACCTGATGACGTGGGAGAACGCGTGA
- a CDS encoding methyltransferase domain-containing protein: protein MTTAGSTLPLDRLREEVRGCAPLPPLSGERYALTHAAYEAASDQRPRLQEWLARVLPPLLVGCDPVRVVGVGVGDGSVDAPLAAALAADGRRVRYTGVEPHAPSAMGFAGRLSALPAEALTPSVVIGDFADHDAGHPADLVHFVHSLYYVDDLGASLDHALTMVRPGGLVVAATAPLEPLCVLTELLCPWGGHRPWFASDVRDELDLRGLEVRTETLVGRLDVTDVLADPCGRGEAVFDFLVGARTAAMTPAVRAAVLDHLRGIEDDGHVPHPLDMVIARVR, encoded by the coding sequence GTGACCACCGCCGGCTCGACCCTCCCGCTCGACCGCCTGCGCGAGGAGGTCCGGGGCTGCGCACCCCTGCCGCCGCTGTCCGGCGAGCGCTACGCGCTCACCCACGCGGCCTACGAGGCGGCGAGCGACCAGCGCCCGCGGCTGCAGGAGTGGCTGGCCCGGGTGCTGCCGCCGCTGCTGGTGGGGTGCGACCCGGTGCGGGTCGTCGGGGTCGGGGTGGGCGACGGCAGCGTCGACGCCCCGCTCGCCGCCGCGTTGGCCGCCGACGGTCGCCGCGTCCGCTACACGGGCGTGGAGCCGCACGCGCCGTCGGCGATGGGGTTCGCGGGGCGGCTGTCGGCGCTGCCCGCCGAGGCGCTGACGCCGTCGGTCGTCATCGGTGACTTCGCCGACCACGACGCCGGCCACCCCGCCGACCTGGTGCACTTCGTCCACTCGCTCTACTACGTCGACGACCTCGGCGCCTCGCTCGACCACGCGCTCACCATGGTCCGGCCGGGCGGTCTGGTCGTCGCCGCGACGGCCCCGCTCGAGCCGCTCTGCGTGCTCACCGAGCTGCTGTGCCCGTGGGGCGGGCACCGGCCGTGGTTCGCTTCCGACGTCCGCGACGAGCTCGACCTCCGCGGCCTCGAGGTCCGCACCGAGACCCTGGTCGGGCGCCTCGACGTCACCGACGTCCTGGCCGACCCGTGCGGGCGCGGCGAGGCGGTGTTCGACTTCCTCGTCGGCGCCCGCACGGCCGCGATGACGCCCGCGGTGCGCGCCGCGGTGCTCGACCACCTGCGCGGCATCGAGGACGACGGGCACGTGCCGCACCCGCTGGACATGGTGATCGCGCGCGTGCGCTGA
- a CDS encoding 1,4-alpha-glucan branching protein domain-containing protein, translated as MTAPVGTFCLVLHSHLPWLAHHGRWPVGEEWLYQSWAHSYLPVVDVLERLAAEGRRDLVALGVTPVLAAQLDDPYSLRGVHDWIGGWLLRAHEAAARLPELGAHEHRAATTALELFERRWRHGASPVLRGLSDAGAVELLGGPATHPFAPLLEPPVRAFALATGLADARLRLGATPAGIWAPECGYAPGMEREYADAGVARFLVDGPAVRGDTAFARPVGDSGVLAFARDLDVTYRVWSPRAGYPGGRDYRDFHTYDHPSGLKPARVTGRSVPPHEKAPYDPARAAAAVERDAADFVSVVRDRLVRLYEQHGRPALTVAAFDTELFGHWWHEGPAWLEAVLRALPDAGVRVTTPAGAVEHGLVGEAVELPPSSWGSGKDWRVWAGVEDLVALNARVQKALLSVPAGGPARDPLRDALAQEALLALSSDWAFMVTKDSAAGYARDRAHAHAARVDELAALLHASRRAAAEHRVREWPAHPFGHVDARDLRP; from the coding sequence ATGACCGCCCCCGTCGGCACCTTCTGCCTGGTCCTGCACAGCCACCTGCCCTGGCTGGCGCACCACGGGCGCTGGCCGGTCGGCGAGGAGTGGCTCTACCAGTCGTGGGCGCACTCCTACCTGCCCGTCGTCGACGTGCTGGAGCGCCTCGCCGCCGAGGGCCGCCGCGACCTGGTGGCGCTCGGCGTCACCCCCGTCCTCGCCGCGCAGCTCGACGACCCCTACTCCCTGCGCGGCGTCCACGACTGGATCGGCGGCTGGCTCCTGCGCGCCCACGAGGCCGCGGCGCGCCTGCCCGAGCTGGGCGCGCACGAGCACCGCGCCGCCACCACCGCGTTGGAGCTGTTCGAGCGCCGCTGGCGCCACGGGGCGTCGCCCGTGCTGCGCGGGTTGTCCGACGCGGGGGCCGTCGAGCTGCTCGGCGGGCCCGCGACGCACCCGTTCGCCCCCCTGCTGGAGCCGCCGGTGCGGGCGTTCGCGCTGGCCACGGGCCTGGCCGACGCCCGGCTGCGGCTGGGCGCGACGCCCGCGGGGATCTGGGCGCCGGAGTGCGGCTACGCGCCGGGGATGGAGCGGGAGTACGCCGACGCGGGCGTGGCGCGGTTCCTCGTCGACGGTCCGGCGGTGCGCGGCGACACGGCGTTCGCGCGGCCCGTCGGAGACTCCGGCGTGCTCGCGTTCGCCCGCGACCTCGACGTCACCTACCGCGTCTGGTCGCCCCGCGCGGGCTACCCCGGCGGGCGCGACTACCGCGACTTCCACACCTACGACCACCCGTCGGGCCTCAAGCCGGCCCGGGTCACCGGTCGGTCGGTGCCGCCGCACGAGAAGGCGCCCTACGACCCCGCGCGGGCCGCGGCCGCCGTCGAGCGCGACGCCGCCGACTTCGTGTCCGTCGTCCGCGACCGGCTCGTCCGCCTGTACGAGCAGCACGGCCGGCCGGCGCTGACCGTCGCCGCCTTCGACACCGAGCTGTTCGGCCACTGGTGGCACGAGGGCCCGGCCTGGCTGGAGGCGGTGCTGCGCGCGCTGCCCGACGCCGGGGTGCGGGTGACGACGCCGGCCGGGGCCGTCGAGCACGGCCTCGTCGGCGAGGCGGTGGAGCTGCCGCCGTCGTCGTGGGGGTCGGGCAAGGACTGGCGGGTGTGGGCCGGGGTCGAGGACCTCGTCGCGCTGAACGCGCGGGTGCAGAAGGCGCTGCTGTCGGTGCCGGCCGGCGGCCCCGCCCGCGACCCCCTCCGCGACGCGCTCGCCCAGGAGGCGCTGCTCGCGCTGTCGAGCGACTGGGCCTTCATGGTGACCAAGGACTCGGCGGCCGGGTACGCCCGCGACCGCGCGCACGCCCATGCCGCCCGCGTCGACGAGCTGGCGGCGCTGCTGCACGCCAGCCGCCGCGCGGCCGCGGAGCACCGCGTGCGGGAGTGGCCCGCCCACCCGTTCGGCCACGTGGACGCGCGCGACCTGCGCCCCTGA
- a CDS encoding class I SAM-dependent methyltransferase — translation MPGGEGCLPLTGERTVPGVSHENYWFRRHEVVYEALRERCRGAVVLEAGCGEGYGADLLAGVARRVVALDYDSLTTAHVTHRYPRVDVARTNLVALPVRDGAVDVVVSLQVVEHLWEQERFLRECRRVLRPGGALLLSTPNRITFSPGRDTPLNPFHTRELSGAELAGLVGDAGFTGVEVQGLHHGPRLRALDARHGGSVVDAQVAVVVDGNPWPDALLADVGSVTTDDFLLHGDDVDASLDLLVLATRG, via the coding sequence ATGCCAGGTGGCGAGGGTTGCCTTCCGCTCACGGGGGAGCGTACAGTCCCGGGAGTCAGCCACGAGAACTACTGGTTCCGCCGCCACGAGGTGGTCTACGAGGCCCTGCGCGAGCGCTGCCGCGGCGCCGTCGTGCTCGAGGCCGGGTGCGGCGAGGGGTACGGGGCGGACCTGCTGGCCGGGGTCGCGCGCCGGGTCGTCGCCCTCGACTACGACTCCCTCACCACCGCCCACGTCACCCACCGCTACCCCCGCGTCGACGTCGCCCGCACCAACCTCGTCGCGCTGCCGGTGCGCGACGGGGCCGTCGACGTGGTCGTGTCGCTGCAGGTCGTCGAGCACCTGTGGGAGCAGGAGCGGTTCCTGCGGGAGTGCCGGCGCGTGCTGCGCCCGGGCGGCGCACTGCTGCTCTCGACGCCCAACCGCATCACCTTCTCCCCCGGCCGCGACACGCCGCTCAACCCGTTCCACACGCGTGAGCTGTCGGGCGCGGAGCTGGCCGGGCTGGTGGGCGACGCCGGGTTCACGGGCGTCGAGGTGCAGGGTCTGCACCACGGGCCGCGGCTGCGCGCGCTGGACGCGCGGCACGGGGGGTCGGTCGTCGACGCGCAGGTGGCGGTCGTCGTCGACGGGAACCCGTGGCCCGACGCCCTGCTCGCGGACGTCGGGTCGGTGACGACCGACGACTTCCTGCTGCACGGCGACGACGTCGACGCGAGCCTCGACCTGCTCGTCCTGGCCACCCGCGGATGA
- a CDS encoding tyrosine-type recombinase/integrase, whose protein sequence is MDALADWQDEWELVLTHERKVADLSRVTYVRAVRQLRAFLAERHPTVTTPGQVTARHVGEFLSGMADEGRGQNTLRIRLKSLRLWFGYLATQDGSGVVQNPAAGVALPEESLPPVPVIPDGDLTGLLQTMAGPTFIDRRDTAIIRMLLDTGVRRGELVGIDVADLDLQQQEVTLHRTKGGRPRIVPFGGKTAIALRKYLRARDQRRAGRESPALFLSARWDGAGDGRMTGGGVGEMLTRRCAVAGMDPIHAHQFRHTWADDLLSHGANEGDVERLAGWRSPLMVRRYGRSVADRRARDSARRLARGDRV, encoded by the coding sequence GTGGATGCGCTGGCGGACTGGCAAGACGAGTGGGAACTAGTCCTGACCCATGAGCGCAAGGTCGCCGACCTCTCGCGCGTGACGTACGTCCGAGCGGTGCGTCAGCTACGGGCGTTCCTCGCTGAGCGCCACCCGACCGTGACGACCCCCGGTCAGGTCACCGCTCGCCACGTCGGGGAGTTCCTGTCGGGCATGGCAGACGAGGGCCGCGGGCAGAACACCCTGCGCATCCGGCTCAAGAGCCTGCGGCTGTGGTTCGGGTACCTCGCCACGCAGGACGGCAGCGGTGTCGTCCAGAACCCTGCTGCGGGCGTCGCATTGCCCGAGGAGAGCCTCCCGCCCGTACCCGTGATCCCCGACGGGGACCTCACGGGGCTGCTCCAGACGATGGCCGGTCCTACGTTCATCGACCGCCGCGACACCGCGATCATCCGCATGCTGCTCGACACCGGTGTCCGCCGCGGCGAACTGGTCGGGATCGACGTCGCCGACCTGGACCTGCAACAGCAGGAAGTGACGCTCCACCGGACGAAGGGCGGCCGCCCCCGGATCGTGCCGTTCGGAGGCAAGACTGCGATCGCGCTGCGGAAGTACCTGCGGGCTCGGGATCAGCGCCGCGCCGGCCGGGAGTCGCCGGCCCTGTTCCTGTCGGCGCGATGGGACGGCGCAGGGGACGGGCGAATGACCGGCGGCGGCGTCGGCGAGATGCTGACCCGCCGGTGCGCCGTCGCTGGCATGGACCCGATCCACGCTCATCAGTTCCGGCACACCTGGGCTGACGACCTGCTGTCGCACGGCGCGAACGAGGGCGACGTCGAGCGGCTCGCAGGGTGGCGGTCACCGCTCATGGTCCGCCGGTACGGGCGATCCGTGGCGGACCGACGAGCACGTGACTCCGCGCGCCGGCTCGCGCGCGGCGATCGGGTCTAG